ATCATAAATCGCCAGGTATCTTTGATAGCATAGCGCCATTCTGCCTGTAACAGATCGTTAGCCACTGTAGGTATCATCGCTACGTTATTGAAGGCATTATTAATACCGCTGCGTACTGGCGGTGGCACAATGACTTTATAAAATTTTGCGGTGGGTTTTAACACGGTAGAATCAACGGCCATATTGAAATTATGAACCCTACGGTTATAGGATTCATAGGGATCACCTGGATTGGGGCCTTTTGTCATGCAGGCAGAGAGCATCAAAGAGCTGGTTATTGTTGCAAAAGTTACAATTAAGCGCATGATTCTTTATATTTTTATTTGCTGCATCAGGTGATGTTACACCAGTTTGTTTATATTGAAAACTGAAACCTATTAGAACTTAAGGATAAATGTGACAGGACCATCATTACAAAGATGAACCTGCATATTTGCGCCAAATTGACCACATGCGACTTCAGGATAATTTTGACGAGCAAGTGCTATTAATTGTTCAAACAGGGCTTGCCCTGATGCAGGCGATGCCCCTGATGAAAAACTGGGTCGCAAGCCTTTTTTAGTGTCGGCGACTAAGGTAAATTGGGGTACTAGCAGTAATCCACCCTTGATATCTTTTAAGCTTAGATTCATTTTGTCTTCTGTATCGCTGAAGATGCGATAATTTAAAGATTTGTCCAACATGCGCTCAAGAGTTTGTTGGTTATCATCTTGTTCAAAACCACAAAGGATTAAAAGTCCTTGAGAAATTGCTCCGATTATTTTGTCATCAACTGATACATGCGCTTCACTGACTCGCTGAACGACTATTAACATACATCTAAATCCTTATGAGCAATTTCTTTGCTGGCAGTAATTAATGCATCAATGATACCTGCTTCACGCTCTGAGTGACCTGCATCACGAACAATACTAAGATTGGAGGCAGGTAATACTTGATATAAATCCCAAGCGCCTGCAAGAGGACAGATCATATTATATCGACCATGGATGATGTAAGTGGGCAAATGCCTAATTTTATGGACATTCTCAATCACTTGATTTTCTTTTATAAAAAAATGATTGCTAATGTAGTGAGATTCCAAGGTTGCCAACGCCAAGGCAAAATGAGGGAGGCAATATTGATCAATAACGTTCAGATGAGGATGTAGACTGGAACAGCGAGCCTGCCATAGAGCCCAATGCTTGGCGGCTGACATTCGAGCCAGTTCGTTATCACCTTGTAGACATTGTGCATAATATTTTGGAAGAGCATTGTGTTCAGATTCAGGTACCACGCTAATAAAATCTTGCCAGTAATCTGGGAAAATAAGGTTGGCTCCTTCCTTATAAAACCAGTCGATGTCCTTTTTGCGCCCAAGAAAAACTTGATGCAATAATAACGCACCAATCTGATGTGGAAACTGTTGAGCATACAGTAGTGCTAGCAATGTACCCCAACCGCTACCAAATAACACAAATCGGTTTATTCCTAAATAATCGCGAATGGCATCAATATCATCTAGTAATTCTTGTGTGGTATTGTTTTTCAATTCCCCATGGGGGGTAGAACGGCCACAACCTCTTTGATCAAATAAAATTATGTGATAAAGCTCGGGGTCAAAAAAACGTCGAAAACATTCATTTCCTCCAGCCCCAGGCCCTGAATGTAAGACGATAACAGGTTTTCCTTTGGGATTGCCGATTTCTTCTATGTAAAGGGCATGAGGATCACTGACTGGTAACTCATGGCGCTGATAAGGCTTGATAGCAGGGTAAAGGGAATGCATAAATTTCTCGTTTTTGTCTTCATATTATACCGTCAATTACAAGATGCAAAGAGAGAATGTATAGACGGGCTTCATTAACGACTATTTTTCTTAAGTATAGATAATCGTGTAATTTTTTTATATTCCTTCATGGAAATGGAGTATTGTTATTGAAGCTTTGTTTTTCACTGCTAAATTTAAGATAATGAGTTTTATTTTGATTGATTAGGTTTAAAGCATGACAGCACTGCTTAAAGAATTAAACGAAAAACAACGCGAAGCGGTGAGCGCACCGTTAGGACATACACTGGTTTTAGCCGGCGCTGGTAGTGGCAAAACTCGCGTGTTAGTTAGTCGCATTGCTTGGCTAATTGAGCAGGAACACATTTCTCCGCACGCAATATTGGCGGTAACGTTTACCAATAAAGCGGCTGGAGAAATGAAAACTCGTTTAAATAGCATGCTTGAAACTCCCTTGGTGGGGTTGTGGGTTGGAACCTTTCATGGTTTATGTCATCGTTTGTTGCGTCGTCATTATGAAGCGGCAAAATTACCTGAGCAATTTCATATTCTAGATAGCGAAGACCAGGCTAGAGTGATAAAGCGCGTATTGACCGCATTGAATCTTGATGAAGATCAGTGGCCTGTTAAGCAGGCACAATCCTTCATTAATGGCCAAAAAGACGAAGGTTTAAGGCCGGAGCATGTCCATATTTTGCCTTATGGACCCACTCGCACATTAGTACAAATTTATAAGGCTTATGAGCAGGCATGCCATACAGCAGGTGTTATTGATTTTGCTGAGCTATTACTTCGTACGCACGAACTATTAAGGGACAATCCAGACATTCTGGCGCATTATCGTCACCGTTTTCAAGCCATTCTGGTCGATGAGTTTCAGGATACGAATACCATTCAATATGCCTGGATTCGCTTGTTAGCGGGTGAGCATGCCGCTGTGATGGCAGTTGGTGATGATGATCAATCGATTTACGGTTGGCGCGGTGCAAAAATTGAGAACATCCAGCGTTTTTCTCATGATTTTAACAATACACAGCTTATTCGCCTTGAGCAAAATTATCGCTCTACCTCCACAATATTGGATGCAGCAAATGCATTAATTACTAATAATAATTCAAGGATGGGTAAGAATTTATGGACTGCAGGTTCTGCGGGTGAAAAAATTATCGTTTATAGTGCTTTTAATGAGTTAGATGAAGCTCGCTTTCTTAGCGAACGAATTGCAATGGAAATTAATACAGGTCGTAGTGCGGATGAAATTGCCATTCTTTATCGTTCAAATGCTCAGTCAAGGGTTATTGAAGAAGCATTATTGCGGGCAGGTATCGCTTATCGTATTTACGGCGGCCTTCGTTTCTTCGAACGAGCCGAAATCAAAGATACCCTGGCTTATTTACGATTGATTGCCAATCCTTATGACGACACGGCATTTGAGCGCATTGTTAATTTCCCAACTCGGGGGATTGGTGAAAAAACCTTGGATGAATTGCGTCATTTAGCGCGGTCTGAAGATATTTCACTGTGGCAGGCTACAAAAACAGTATTGCAAGCGCAGCAACTACCTCAGCGTGCTGCCACGTCTCTTGCAAAATTCGTAGAACTTATCGAAACTCTGCAAGCTGAAACTACTCATCAAGAATTGGATGAACAAATAAACACAGTCATTGAAAACAGTGGCTTATATGCTCATTTTGCAAAAGTGAAAGGTGATAAAGCAGAATCCAGACTTGATAACCTCCAAGAGCTTGTGAATGCCGCGAAACAGTTCCGCTATGAACAAGAGGTTGAAGAGGATTTACCGTTGTTAGTTGCTTTTCTTGCCCATGCCTCTTTGGAAGCTGGAGAAATGCAAGCACAAGAGCATGAGCGCTCAGTACATTTGATGACACTTCATGCGGCTAAAGGATTAGAATTCCCATTAGTCTTTTTGGTCGGTATGGAAGAGGGGGTGTTTCCAGGCAAACAAAGTTTGGAAGAACCTGGTCGACTGGAAGAGGAACGCAGACTTTGCTATGTTGGAATGACGCGAGCAATGGAAAAGCTGGTGATATCTCATGCTGAAGTTCGTCGACAATATGGCCGTGAAGAGTACCATCGTCCCTCTCGTTTCTTACGAGAGCTACCTGAGGAATTATTAGACGAGGTACGAGTGAAGGCGCGTTTTCAAGCCCCACTTTCTCCGAAAAATCTGTCAACTGTTGCCGCCGAAGAAGTTGGGTTGAAACTTGGGCAAAATGTTAGTCATCCTAAATTTGGTCAAGGTGTCGTCTTAGCTGTTGAAGGAAGTGGTGCCCACACAAGAGTGCAAGTAAAATTTGCTGATCACGGTTCCAAATGGCTGGTATTAGCCTACGCTAATTTAACACCTGTTGAGGATTACGCACCTTTTTAAGTAATTACTGCGTCTAAATATTGAATTTAGTACACGCAGGTGCTACGTTTCTGTGTGCGAAAATTTTAGGGTCTTTAGACCATTTTATAAACGCTGTAAATAAAGGACAGATCCAGCAATGGTTCGTTAAATATGATGTTAATTTATAACAAGGGGAAGGGTGTGAAATTTACAAATCTGTTAACAGCTGGGGTTTTGGCAACAGTTATGACATCACCACTAGCTATTGCTGCTGGTGCAGCAGACACTACTAAATCAGATTCAATGTCTGCAACACAAAAAAAAGAAATCGAAAAAATCATTCATGATTATCTGGTGAATAACCCAGAAGTCTTACTGGAAGCTTCTCAAGCCTTACAACAAAAACAACAACAAGCCATGCAAGAGCAAGCTCAGGCTGCCATTAAAGATAATGCTAACCAATTGCTCAATGACGACCTGACTGTACTCGGTAACCCAAAAGGTAATGTTACTTTAGTGGAGTTTTTTGATTACCAGTGTATTCATTGCAAAAAAATGGCACCTGTTATCAGCGAATTAATTAAAAAAGATAACAACTTAAGAGTGGTATTTAAAGAGTTTCCTATTTTCGGTAAAAGTTCTGATATGGCTTCTCGTGCCGCGCTTGCCGCAGCTATGCAAGGTAAGTATAAAGAAATGCATGACGCTTTAATTAAGCAAGATCAGCGTCTCAATGAAAAAATTATCATGGACACCGCAAAATCTATTGGTTTGGACACAACAAAACTAAAAACCGATATGGAAAGCAAAAAAGTGACTGATGCTTTGAATGCAAATCGAGAATTGGCGGAAAAACTACAC
The nucleotide sequence above comes from Legionella hackeliae. Encoded proteins:
- the dtd gene encoding D-aminoacyl-tRNA deacylase, giving the protein MLIVVQRVSEAHVSVDDKIIGAISQGLLILCGFEQDDNQQTLERMLDKSLNYRIFSDTEDKMNLSLKDIKGGLLLVPQFTLVADTKKGLRPSFSSGASPASGQALFEQLIALARQNYPEVACGQFGANMQVHLCNDGPVTFILKF
- the pip gene encoding prolyl aminopeptidase, translated to MHSLYPAIKPYQRHELPVSDPHALYIEEIGNPKGKPVIVLHSGPGAGGNECFRRFFDPELYHIILFDQRGCGRSTPHGELKNNTTQELLDDIDAIRDYLGINRFVLFGSGWGTLLALLYAQQFPHQIGALLLHQVFLGRKKDIDWFYKEGANLIFPDYWQDFISVVPESEHNALPKYYAQCLQGDNELARMSAAKHWALWQARCSSLHPHLNVIDQYCLPHFALALATLESHYISNHFFIKENQVIENVHKIRHLPTYIIHGRYNMICPLAGAWDLYQVLPASNLSIVRDAGHSEREAGIIDALITASKEIAHKDLDVC
- the uvrD gene encoding DNA helicase II, with the translated sequence MTALLKELNEKQREAVSAPLGHTLVLAGAGSGKTRVLVSRIAWLIEQEHISPHAILAVTFTNKAAGEMKTRLNSMLETPLVGLWVGTFHGLCHRLLRRHYEAAKLPEQFHILDSEDQARVIKRVLTALNLDEDQWPVKQAQSFINGQKDEGLRPEHVHILPYGPTRTLVQIYKAYEQACHTAGVIDFAELLLRTHELLRDNPDILAHYRHRFQAILVDEFQDTNTIQYAWIRLLAGEHAAVMAVGDDDQSIYGWRGAKIENIQRFSHDFNNTQLIRLEQNYRSTSTILDAANALITNNNSRMGKNLWTAGSAGEKIIVYSAFNELDEARFLSERIAMEINTGRSADEIAILYRSNAQSRVIEEALLRAGIAYRIYGGLRFFERAEIKDTLAYLRLIANPYDDTAFERIVNFPTRGIGEKTLDELRHLARSEDISLWQATKTVLQAQQLPQRAATSLAKFVELIETLQAETTHQELDEQINTVIENSGLYAHFAKVKGDKAESRLDNLQELVNAAKQFRYEQEVEEDLPLLVAFLAHASLEAGEMQAQEHERSVHLMTLHAAKGLEFPLVFLVGMEEGVFPGKQSLEEPGRLEEERRLCYVGMTRAMEKLVISHAEVRRQYGREEYHRPSRFLRELPEELLDEVRVKARFQAPLSPKNLSTVAAEEVGLKLGQNVSHPKFGQGVVLAVEGSGAHTRVQVKFADHGSKWLVLAYANLTPVEDYAPF
- a CDS encoding DsbA family protein, with the translated sequence MKFTNLLTAGVLATVMTSPLAIAAGAADTTKSDSMSATQKKEIEKIIHDYLVNNPEVLLEASQALQQKQQQAMQEQAQAAIKDNANQLLNDDLTVLGNPKGNVTLVEFFDYQCIHCKKMAPVISELIKKDNNLRVVFKEFPIFGKSSDMASRAALAAAMQGKYKEMHDALIKQDQRLNEKIIMDTAKSIGLDTTKLKTDMESKKVTDALNANRELAEKLHLMGTPAFIVAATPAGHLKEGSTPSFIPGAASEESLQELIKKASTSN